A stretch of Pseudomonas sp. LS.1a DNA encodes these proteins:
- the hflD gene encoding high frequency lysogenization protein HflD: protein MSNLQEQLIALGGVFQAAVLVDRIARTGQASEANIGCMLGSLLVRDPKDTLEVFGGDDLNLRDGYRALVGALERDPSSLQREPLRYALSMLGLERQLNKRGDLLDTIGNRLPQIQSQAEHFGLVHENVIASSGALYQDTLSTLRQRIQVHGDMRFLQQASNASKIRALLLAGIRAARLWRQLGGHRWQLVFSRRKLLNELYDMMRSPS from the coding sequence ATGAGCAACCTGCAGGAGCAGCTGATTGCATTGGGCGGTGTGTTCCAGGCCGCTGTATTGGTCGATCGCATCGCCCGCACCGGCCAGGCCAGCGAGGCCAACATCGGCTGCATGCTGGGCAGCCTGCTGGTGCGTGACCCCAAGGACACCCTGGAGGTGTTCGGCGGTGATGACCTGAACCTGCGCGACGGCTACCGCGCGCTGGTCGGCGCGCTGGAGCGCGACCCCAGCAGCCTGCAGCGCGAGCCGCTGCGCTACGCCCTGTCGATGCTGGGCCTGGAGCGCCAGCTGAACAAGCGCGGCGACCTGCTCGACACCATCGGCAACCGCCTGCCGCAAATCCAGTCCCAGGCCGAGCATTTCGGCCTGGTTCATGAAAACGTCATTGCATCCAGTGGAGCCTTGTACCAGGACACCCTGAGCACCTTGCGCCAGCGCATCCAGGTACATGGCGACATGCGCTTCCTGCAGCAGGCCAGCAACGCCTCGAAGATCCGCGCCCTGCTGCTGGCCGGCATCCGCGCCGCGCGCCTGTGGCGCCAGCTGGGCGGGCACCGCTGGCAGCTGGTGTTCAGCCGGCGCAAGTTGCTCAACGAACTGTACGACATGATGCGTTCGCCTTCCTGA
- the icd gene encoding NADP-dependent isocitrate dehydrogenase codes for MGYQKIKVPTDGARITVNADHSLNVPDNPIIPYIEGDGIGVDVSPVMIKVVDAAVQKAYGGKRKIAWMEVYAGEKATQVYDQDTWLPQETLDAVRDYVVSIKGPLTTPVGGGIRSLNVALRQQLDLYVCLRPVLWFQGVPSPVKKPGDVDMVIFRENSEDIYAGIEWKAGSPEANKVIKFLKEEMGVTKIRFDQDCGIGVKPVSREGTKRLVRKALQYVVDNDRESLTLVHKGNIMKFTEGAFKDWGYEVARDEFGAELLDGGPWMKFKNPKSGREVIVKDAIADAMLQQILLRPAEYDVIATLNLNGDYLSDALAAEVGGIGIAPGANLSDTVAMFEATHGTAPKYAGQDKVNPGSVILSAEMMLRHMGWTEAADLIIKGTNGAIAAKTVTYDFERLMDGARLVSSSGFGDEMIKHM; via the coding sequence ATGGGATACCAGAAAATCAAGGTTCCGACCGACGGCGCCAGGATCACCGTCAATGCCGACCATTCGCTCAACGTGCCTGACAACCCGATCATTCCTTATATTGAGGGCGACGGGATTGGCGTCGATGTCTCGCCGGTCATGATCAAGGTGGTCGACGCCGCCGTGCAGAAGGCCTACGGCGGCAAGCGCAAGATCGCCTGGATGGAGGTGTACGCCGGCGAAAAAGCCACCCAGGTGTACGACCAGGACACCTGGCTACCCCAGGAAACCCTCGATGCCGTGCGTGATTACGTGGTGTCGATCAAGGGGCCGCTGACCACCCCGGTGGGTGGTGGCATCCGTTCGCTCAACGTGGCCTTGCGCCAGCAGCTCGACCTTTACGTGTGCCTGCGCCCGGTGCTGTGGTTCCAGGGCGTGCCGAGCCCGGTGAAAAAGCCTGGCGATGTGGACATGGTGATCTTCCGCGAGAACTCCGAGGACATCTATGCCGGTATCGAGTGGAAGGCCGGTTCGCCCGAGGCGAACAAGGTGATCAAGTTCCTCAAGGAGGAAATGGGCGTTACCAAGATCCGCTTCGACCAGGACTGTGGCATTGGCGTCAAGCCGGTGTCCCGCGAGGGCACCAAGCGCCTGGTGCGCAAGGCCCTGCAGTATGTGGTGGACAACGACCGCGAGTCGCTGACCCTGGTGCACAAGGGCAACATCATGAAATTCACCGAGGGTGCCTTCAAGGACTGGGGCTATGAAGTGGCGCGCGACGAGTTCGGCGCCGAGCTGCTCGATGGTGGCCCGTGGATGAAGTTCAAGAACCCCAAGAGCGGCCGCGAGGTCATCGTCAAGGACGCCATTGCCGACGCCATGCTGCAGCAGATCCTGCTGCGCCCGGCCGAGTACGACGTGATCGCCACCCTTAACCTGAACGGTGACTACCTGTCCGATGCCCTGGCGGCGGAAGTGGGCGGTATCGGCATTGCGCCGGGTGCCAACCTGTCCGACACCGTGGCCATGTTCGAGGCCACCCACGGCACCGCACCCAAATATGCGGGGCAGGACAAGGTCAACCCAGGCTCGGTGATCCTGTCGGCGGAGATGATGCTGCGGCACATGGGCTGGACCGAGGCGGCCGACCTGATCATCAAGGGCACCAACGGCGCGATTGCCGCCAAGACCGTGACCTATGACTTCGAACGGCTGATGGACGGCGCCAGGCTGGTGAGCAGCTCAGGCTTTGGCGATGAAATGATCAAGCATATGTAA
- the clpA gene encoding ATP-dependent Clp protease ATP-binding subunit ClpA encodes MLNRELEVTLNLAFKEARSKRHEFMTVEHLLLALLDNEAAATVLRACGANLDKLKHDLQEFIDSTTPLIPVNDEDRETQPTLGFQRVLQRAVFHVQSSGKREVTGANVLVAIFSEQESQAVFLLKQQSVARIDVVNYIAHGISKVPGHGSHSETDQEMQDEEGGDTASSSNPLDAYASNLNELARAGRIDPLVGREQEVERVAQILARRRKNNPLLVGEAGVGKTAIAEGLAKRIVDGQVPDLLAQSVVYSLDLGALLAGTKYRGDFEKRFKALLGELRKRPQAILFIDEIHTIIGAGAASGGVMDASNLLKPLLSSGEIRCIGSTTFQEFRGIFEKDRALARRFQKVDVSEPSVEDTVGILRGLKGRFESHHNIEYSDEALRAAAELASRYINDRHMPDKAIDVIDEAGAYQRLQPEASRVKRIDVPQVEDIVAKIARIPPKHVTSSDKELLRNLERDLKLTVFGQDQAIDSLATAIKLSRAGLKSPDKPVGSFLFAGPTGVGKTEAARQLAKALGVELVRFDMSEYMERHTVSRLIGAPPGYVGFDQGGLLTEAITKQPHCVLLLDEIEKAHPEVFNLLLQVMDHGTLTDNNGRKADFRNVILIMTTNAGAETAARASIGFTHQDHASDAMEVIRKSFTPEFRNRLDTIIQFGRLSHETIKSIVDKFLIELQAQLEDKRVLLEVSEDARGWLAASGYDVQMGARPMARLIQDKIKRPLAEEILFGELAEHGGVVHVDLRDGELVFDFETTAEVA; translated from the coding sequence ATGTTAAACCGCGAGCTCGAAGTCACCCTCAATCTTGCCTTCAAGGAGGCCCGTTCGAAGCGTCATGAGTTCATGACCGTCGAACATCTGCTGCTGGCACTCCTTGACAATGAGGCTGCCGCGACCGTTCTGCGCGCCTGTGGCGCCAATCTCGACAAACTCAAGCACGACCTGCAAGAGTTCATCGATTCCACCACGCCCCTGATTCCGGTCAACGACGAAGACCGCGAAACCCAGCCGACCCTGGGCTTCCAGCGTGTACTGCAACGTGCCGTGTTCCACGTGCAAAGCTCCGGCAAGCGTGAAGTCACCGGCGCCAACGTGCTGGTGGCGATCTTCAGCGAACAGGAAAGCCAGGCCGTGTTCCTGCTCAAGCAGCAGAGCGTGGCCCGCATCGACGTGGTCAACTACATCGCCCATGGCATCTCCAAGGTGCCGGGCCATGGTTCGCATTCCGAAACCGACCAGGAAATGCAGGACGAAGAGGGCGGCGATACCGCTTCTTCGAGCAACCCGCTGGATGCCTATGCCAGCAACCTGAACGAGCTGGCCCGTGCCGGCCGTATCGACCCGCTGGTAGGCCGCGAGCAGGAAGTGGAGCGCGTGGCGCAGATTCTTGCCCGTCGGCGCAAGAACAACCCGCTGCTGGTGGGTGAGGCTGGCGTTGGCAAGACCGCCATCGCCGAAGGCCTGGCCAAGCGCATCGTCGATGGCCAGGTGCCCGACCTGCTGGCGCAGAGCGTGGTGTATTCCCTCGACCTTGGCGCACTGCTGGCCGGTACCAAGTACCGTGGCGACTTCGAGAAGCGCTTCAAGGCGCTGCTGGGCGAGCTGCGCAAGCGCCCGCAGGCAATCCTGTTCATCGACGAAATCCACACCATCATCGGTGCCGGTGCAGCGTCGGGCGGGGTAATGGATGCGTCCAACCTGCTCAAGCCACTGCTGTCGTCCGGTGAAATCCGCTGCATCGGCTCGACCACGTTCCAGGAGTTCCGCGGCATCTTCGAGAAGGACCGTGCCCTGGCACGGCGCTTCCAGAAGGTCGATGTCAGCGAGCCCTCGGTCGAAGACACCGTGGGCATCCTGCGTGGCCTGAAAGGGCGCTTCGAAAGCCACCACAACATCGAGTACAGCGACGAAGCCTTGCGCGCCGCTGCCGAGCTGGCCTCGCGCTACATCAACGACCGGCACATGCCGGACAAGGCCATTGACGTGATCGACGAAGCCGGTGCCTACCAGCGCCTGCAGCCGGAGGCCAGCCGCGTCAAGCGCATCGACGTGCCACAGGTCGAAGACATCGTCGCCAAGATCGCGCGGATTCCGCCGAAACACGTCACCAGCTCCGACAAGGAACTGCTGCGTAACCTCGAGCGTGACCTGAAGCTGACCGTATTTGGTCAGGACCAGGCGATCGATTCGCTGGCTACCGCGATCAAGCTGTCCCGTGCCGGCCTCAAGTCGCCAGACAAGCCGGTTGGTTCGTTCCTGTTCGCCGGCCCGACCGGCGTCGGCAAGACCGAAGCGGCGCGGCAGCTGGCCAAGGCGCTGGGTGTAGAGCTGGTGCGCTTCGACATGTCCGAGTACATGGAGCGCCACACCGTGTCGCGCCTGATCGGCGCGCCTCCTGGTTATGTTGGCTTCGACCAGGGTGGTTTGCTGACCGAGGCGATTACCAAGCAACCGCACTGCGTGTTGCTGCTCGATGAAATCGAGAAGGCCCACCCGGAAGTCTTCAACCTGCTGCTGCAGGTGATGGACCACGGCACCCTGACCGATAACAACGGGCGCAAGGCCGACTTCCGTAACGTGATCCTGATCATGACCACCAACGCCGGCGCAGAAACCGCTGCGCGGGCCTCGATCGGCTTCACCCATCAGGACCATGCGTCCGATGCCATGGAAGTCATCCGCAAGAGCTTCACGCCGGAATTCCGCAACCGCCTGGATACCATCATCCAGTTCGGCCGCCTGAGCCACGAGACGATCAAGAGCATCGTCGACAAGTTCCTTATCGAACTGCAGGCACAGCTGGAAGACAAGCGGGTACTGCTTGAGGTCAGTGAGGATGCACGCGGCTGGTTGGCGGCCTCGGGCTACGACGTGCAGATGGGTGCGCGGCCGATGGCGCGGCTGATCCAGGACAAGATCAAGCGGCCGTTGGCCGAGGAGATCCTGTTTGGCGAACTGGCCGAGCATGGTGGCGTGGTGCACGTCGACCTGCGCGATGGCGAACTGGTGTTCGACTTCGAGACGACGGCTGAGGTTGCGTGA
- a CDS encoding NUDIX hydrolase yields MTWQPHITVATIVEHEGKFLFVEEFKAGQHVFNQPAGHLEPNETLPQAALRETLEETAWEVELTGVVGIYLYTAPSNGVTYQRICFAARPVRHHADLALDRDIVRAVWLTRDELLADPARWRSELVPRCLDDYLKGPLHSLDLLRD; encoded by the coding sequence ATGACCTGGCAACCCCACATCACCGTCGCCACCATCGTCGAACACGAAGGCAAGTTCCTCTTCGTCGAAGAATTCAAGGCAGGCCAACACGTCTTCAACCAACCCGCGGGCCACCTCGAACCCAACGAGACCCTGCCCCAGGCCGCCCTGCGCGAAACCCTCGAAGAAACCGCCTGGGAAGTCGAGCTCACCGGCGTGGTCGGCATCTACCTGTACACCGCACCAAGCAACGGCGTGACCTACCAGCGCATCTGCTTCGCCGCCCGCCCCGTGCGCCATCACGCCGACCTGGCACTGGACCGCGACATTGTCCGCGCCGTGTGGCTGACCCGCGACGAACTGCTGGCCGACCCCGCCCGCTGGCGCAGCGAACTGGTGCCACGCTGCCTCGACGACTACCTCAAAGGCCCCTTGCACAGCCTCGACCTGCTGCGCGACTGA
- a CDS encoding arginyltransferase, with the protein MTELARLKFYATQPHSCSYLPDEQATTLFLDPSQPMDVHVYADLSEMGFRRSGDHLYRPHCQNCNACVPARIPAARFIPNRQQRRILKRNADLTVTAARPVFKEEYFDLYRRYIETRHADGDMYPPSRDQFSTFLVRDLPFCWFYEFRLEGRLMAVAVCDLLPNGLSAVYTFYEPDEERRSLGRFAILWQITEALRQNLEAVYLGYWIKNCKKMNYKTQYRPIELLINQRWVTLN; encoded by the coding sequence ATGACAGAGTTGGCGCGGTTGAAGTTCTATGCCACTCAGCCCCACTCCTGCAGCTACCTGCCCGACGAACAGGCAACCACGCTGTTCCTCGACCCCAGCCAGCCAATGGACGTGCATGTGTACGCCGACTTGTCGGAAATGGGCTTTCGCCGCAGTGGCGACCACCTGTACCGCCCGCACTGCCAGAACTGCAATGCCTGCGTGCCGGCACGCATCCCGGCGGCACGCTTCATCCCCAACCGCCAGCAACGGCGCATCCTCAAGCGCAACGCCGACCTGACCGTGACTGCGGCACGCCCGGTGTTCAAGGAAGAATACTTCGATCTGTACCGGCGCTATATCGAAACGCGCCACGCCGACGGTGACATGTACCCGCCCAGCCGTGACCAGTTTTCCACCTTCCTGGTGCGCGACCTGCCGTTCTGCTGGTTTTACGAGTTCCGCCTGGAAGGCCGCTTGATGGCGGTAGCGGTGTGCGACCTGCTGCCCAACGGCCTGTCGGCGGTATACACCTTCTACGAGCCGGACGAAGAACGCCGCAGCCTGGGCCGCTTCGCCATCCTCTGGCAGATCACCGAAGCCCTGCGCCAGAACCTGGAGGCGGTTTACCTGGGTTACTGGATCAAGAACTGCAAGAAAATGAACTACAAGACGCAGTATCGGCCCATCGAACTGTTGATAAATCAGCGCTGGGTCACCCTCAACTGA
- the mnmA gene encoding tRNA 2-thiouridine(34) synthase MnmA gives MTSPALKDPAKTRVIVGMSGGVDSSVSALLLMEQGYQVEGLFMKNWEEDDGTEYCTAREDLADAQAVCDRIGIKLHTANFAAEYWDNVFEHFLEEYKAGRTPNPDILCNREIKFKAFLDYALSLGADLIATGHYVRRRDTGELTELLKGLDPNKDQSYFLHAVGGKEIARTLFPVGELEKPEVRAIAEKHGLATAKKKDSTGICFIGERRFSDFLKQYLPAQPGDIETTDGEVIGRHHGLMYHTIGQRQGLGIGGLKDAGDEPWYVLHKDLTRNVLVVGQGNEHPWLFSRALLASEIFWVNPVDLSSPRQLTAKVRYRQSDQQCTLALTESGYRAVFDEPQRAVTPGQSVVFYDGEVCLGGGVIEAAEPWSPRT, from the coding sequence ATGACCAGCCCAGCACTCAAAGACCCCGCCAAGACCCGCGTCATCGTCGGCATGTCCGGCGGCGTGGACTCTTCTGTCTCCGCCCTTCTGCTCATGGAGCAGGGCTACCAGGTGGAAGGGCTGTTCATGAAGAACTGGGAAGAAGACGACGGCACCGAATACTGCACCGCCCGTGAAGACCTGGCCGACGCCCAGGCCGTGTGCGACCGCATCGGCATCAAGCTGCACACCGCCAACTTCGCCGCCGAATACTGGGACAACGTGTTCGAGCACTTCCTCGAGGAGTACAAGGCCGGCCGCACGCCCAACCCGGACATCCTCTGCAACCGCGAAATCAAGTTCAAGGCGTTCCTCGACTACGCCCTGTCGCTGGGTGCCGACCTGATCGCCACCGGCCATTACGTGCGCCGCCGCGACACCGGTGAACTCACCGAACTGCTCAAGGGCCTGGACCCGAACAAGGATCAGAGCTACTTCCTGCACGCCGTCGGCGGCAAGGAAATTGCCCGCACCCTGTTCCCGGTCGGCGAGCTGGAAAAGCCCGAAGTCCGCGCCATTGCCGAAAAACACGGCCTGGCCACCGCCAAGAAGAAGGACTCCACCGGCATCTGCTTCATCGGCGAGCGCCGCTTCAGCGACTTCCTCAAGCAGTACCTGCCGGCACAGCCAGGCGACATCGAAACCACCGACGGTGAAGTGATCGGCCGCCACCACGGCCTGATGTACCACACCATCGGCCAGCGCCAGGGCCTGGGCATTGGCGGCCTGAAGGACGCCGGCGACGAGCCGTGGTACGTGCTGCACAAGGACCTGACCCGCAACGTGCTGGTAGTCGGCCAGGGTAACGAACACCCATGGTTGTTCTCCCGCGCCCTGCTGGCTTCGGAAATTTTCTGGGTCAACCCGGTCGACCTCAGCAGCCCGCGCCAGCTGACCGCCAAGGTACGCTACCGCCAGAGCGACCAACAGTGCACCCTGGCGCTGACCGAAAGCGGTTACCGCGCGGTGTTCGACGAGCCGCAGCGCGCCGTTACCCCGGGCCAGTCGGTGGTGTTCTACGACGGCGAAGTGTGCCTGGGTGGCGGCGTGATCGAAGCCGCCGAGCCCTGGAGCCCGCGCACATGA
- a CDS encoding NADP-dependent isocitrate dehydrogenase translates to MPTRSKIIYTFTDEAPALATYSLLPIIEAFTASADIAVETRDISLAGRILAAFPEQLGAEKQVGDHLAELGQLATTPEANIIKLPNISASVPQLKAAIKELQGKGFNIPDYADEPATAQEKESRARYDRIKGSAVNPVLREGNSDRRAPLSVKNYARKHPHKMGAWAADSKSHVAHMTQGDFYGSEKAALIEADDSLRIELVGKDGSTTVLKEKTAVKAAEVIDCATMSRKALKAFIAEQIADAKASGVLLSVHLKATMMKVSDPIMFGVIVEEFYNDVLAKHAAALAEVGFNANNGIGDLYARIKDLPAEKQAEIEADIQALYAQRPALAMVNSDKGITNLHVPSDVIVDASMPAMIRDSGKMWNAAGELQDAKAIIPDRCYAGIYQATIEDCKANGAFDPTTMGSVPNVGLMAQKAEEYGSHDKTFQIKADGVVRVVDSKGKVVLEQNVEAGDIFRMCQVKDAPIQDWVKLAVNRARLSNTPAVFWLDPARAHDGVMIEKVQKYLKDHDTSGLDIRILAPVDAIKFSLARIREGKDTISVTGNVLRDYLTDLFPIMELGTSAKMLSIVPLMNGGGLFETGAGGSAPKHVQQLVEENFLRWDSLGEFLALAASLEHLGNTYDNPRAKVLANTLDQATGKFLDTNKSPSRKVGGIDNRGSHFYLTLYWAQALAAQNDDAALQARFAPLAKTLTENEETIVAELNAVQGKPADIGGYYAPDAELTAKVMRPSQTLNSAIAAL, encoded by the coding sequence ATGCCCACCCGTTCCAAGATCATCTATACCTTCACCGACGAAGCCCCCGCCCTCGCCACTTACTCGCTGCTGCCGATCATCGAAGCCTTCACCGCTTCGGCTGACATCGCCGTCGAAACCCGCGACATCTCCCTGGCTGGCCGCATCCTCGCCGCCTTCCCGGAGCAACTGGGCGCAGAGAAGCAAGTAGGCGATCACCTGGCGGAACTGGGCCAGCTGGCTACCACCCCTGAAGCCAACATCATCAAGCTGCCGAACATCAGCGCCTCGGTACCGCAGCTGAAAGCCGCGATCAAGGAACTGCAAGGCAAGGGCTTCAACATCCCTGACTACGCCGACGAGCCGGCCACCGCGCAAGAGAAAGAATCCCGCGCCCGCTACGACCGCATCAAGGGTTCCGCCGTGAACCCGGTACTGCGCGAAGGCAACTCCGACCGCCGCGCGCCGCTGTCGGTCAAGAACTACGCCCGCAAGCACCCGCACAAGATGGGCGCCTGGGCTGCCGACTCCAAGTCGCACGTTGCCCACATGACCCAGGGCGACTTCTACGGCAGCGAAAAAGCCGCACTGATCGAAGCTGACGACAGCCTGCGCATCGAGCTGGTCGGCAAAGACGGCAGCACCACCGTGCTGAAAGAAAAGACCGCGGTAAAAGCCGCCGAAGTCATCGACTGCGCCACCATGAGCCGCAAGGCCCTGAAAGCCTTCATCGCCGAGCAGATCGCCGATGCCAAGGCCTCCGGCGTGCTGCTGTCGGTGCACCTGAAAGCCACCATGATGAAGGTCTCCGACCCGATCATGTTCGGCGTCATCGTCGAAGAGTTCTACAACGACGTGCTGGCCAAGCACGCCGCCGCCCTGGCTGAAGTAGGCTTCAACGCCAACAACGGCATCGGCGACCTGTACGCCCGCATCAAGGACCTGCCAGCCGAGAAGCAGGCCGAAATCGAAGCCGACATCCAGGCCCTGTACGCCCAGCGCCCGGCCCTGGCCATGGTCAACTCCGACAAAGGCATCACCAACCTGCACGTGCCGAGCGACGTCATCGTCGACGCCTCGATGCCGGCCATGATCCGTGACTCGGGCAAGATGTGGAACGCCGCCGGCGAACTGCAGGATGCCAAGGCGATCATCCCGGACCGCTGCTACGCCGGCATCTACCAGGCCACCATCGAAGACTGCAAGGCCAACGGTGCCTTCGACCCGACCACCATGGGCAGCGTGCCGAACGTCGGCCTGATGGCACAGAAGGCCGAAGAATACGGTTCCCACGACAAGACCTTCCAGATCAAGGCCGACGGCGTGGTGCGCGTGGTCGACAGCAAAGGCAAGGTCGTTCTCGAGCAGAACGTCGAAGCCGGTGACATCTTCCGCATGTGCCAGGTCAAGGACGCGCCGATCCAGGACTGGGTCAAGCTGGCCGTCAACCGTGCCCGCCTGAGCAACACGCCGGCAGTGTTCTGGCTGGACCCGGCCCGCGCCCACGACGGCGTGATGATCGAGAAGGTGCAGAAGTACCTGAAGGATCACGACACCAGTGGCCTGGACATCCGCATCCTGGCACCGGTCGACGCCATCAAGTTCTCCCTGGCCCGCATCCGCGAAGGCAAGGACACCATCTCGGTGACCGGCAACGTGCTGCGTGACTACCTGACCGACCTGTTCCCGATCATGGAGCTGGGCACCAGCGCCAAGATGCTGTCGATCGTACCGCTGATGAACGGCGGCGGCCTGTTCGAAACCGGTGCCGGCGGTTCGGCACCGAAGCACGTGCAGCAGCTGGTGGAAGAGAACTTCCTGCGTTGGGACTCGCTGGGTGAATTCCTGGCCCTGGCCGCTTCCCTGGAGCACCTGGGCAACACCTACGACAACCCGCGCGCCAAAGTGCTGGCCAACACCCTGGACCAGGCCACTGGCAAGTTCCTCGACACCAACAAGTCGCCGTCGCGCAAAGTCGGTGGTATCGACAACCGCGGCAGCCACTTCTACCTGACCCTGTACTGGGCCCAGGCCCTGGCTGCGCAGAACGACGACGCTGCCCTGCAGGCACGCTTCGCGCCACTGGCCAAGACCCTGACCGAGAACGAGGAGACCATCGTCGCCGAGCTCAACGCCGTCCAGGGCAAGCCGGCCGACATCGGTGGCTACTACGCCCCGGATGCCGAGCTGACCGCCAAGGTGATGCGCCCAAGCCAGACCCTGAACAGCGCCATTGCCGCCCTGTAA
- the clpS gene encoding ATP-dependent Clp protease adapter ClpS — translation MHAPSEIRLTFNQDRPQSNEDDGSGLAVQEAKPILQAPPMYKVVLFNDDYTPMDFVVEVLETFFNLNRELATKIMLTVHTEGRAVCGLFTRDIAETKAMQVNQYARESQHPLLCEIEKDG, via the coding sequence ATGCATGCACCTAGTGAGATTCGACTAACATTCAATCAGGATCGCCCGCAATCGAATGAGGACGACGGCTCAGGTCTTGCAGTACAGGAAGCCAAGCCGATCCTGCAGGCACCACCGATGTACAAGGTGGTTTTGTTCAACGATGACTACACGCCGATGGATTTCGTCGTCGAAGTGCTCGAGACGTTCTTCAATCTGAACCGCGAGCTGGCGACCAAGATCATGCTGACCGTCCATACCGAAGGGCGGGCAGTGTGCGGATTGTTTACCCGTGACATCGCCGAAACAAAGGCTATGCAGGTCAACCAATACGCCAGGGAAAGCCAGCATCCGCTACTCTGTGAAATCGAGAAGGACGGTTAA
- the cspD gene encoding cold shock domain-containing protein CspD, with protein MASGKVKWFNNAKGYGFINEEGKDEDLFAHYSAIQMDGYKTLKAGQAVSFDIVQGPKGLHAVNISSATAATATSAQQTGSTADA; from the coding sequence ATGGCAAGCGGTAAAGTCAAGTGGTTCAACAATGCCAAGGGCTATGGATTCATCAATGAAGAGGGCAAGGACGAAGACTTGTTCGCTCATTACTCAGCCATCCAGATGGACGGGTACAAGACGCTCAAGGCCGGCCAGGCCGTGAGCTTCGACATCGTCCAGGGCCCCAAAGGCCTGCACGCGGTGAATATCAGCAGCGCCACTGCCGCCACTGCCACCAGCGCACAGCAAACCGGCAGCACTGCCGACGCCTGA
- the aat gene encoding leucyl/phenylalanyl-tRNA--protein transferase, with protein sequence MLTWLTRDSLAFPPLEKALHDPNGLLAAGGDLSPERLVQAYRHGCFPWYQDGQPILWWSPDPRTVLFPDQLHVSRSLAKLMRQGRYQVSFDTDFAAVIAACAAPRDYADGTWITDTMRAAYCELHRRGTAHSVEVRRDGELVGGLYGLAMGQLFFGESMFSRADNASKVGFVTLVNHLRQAGFVLIDCQMPTHHLHSLGARAISRAEFAGYLARHLDQPNSATWVP encoded by the coding sequence ATGCTCACCTGGCTGACCCGCGACTCGCTTGCCTTCCCTCCTCTGGAAAAGGCCCTGCACGACCCCAACGGCCTGCTCGCCGCCGGCGGCGACCTGAGCCCCGAGCGCCTGGTGCAGGCCTATCGCCATGGCTGTTTCCCGTGGTACCAGGACGGCCAGCCGATCCTCTGGTGGTCACCCGACCCGCGCACGGTGCTGTTCCCTGACCAGCTGCACGTGTCGCGCTCGCTGGCCAAGCTGATGCGCCAGGGCCGATACCAGGTCAGCTTCGACACTGACTTCGCCGCCGTCATCGCCGCCTGCGCCGCGCCGCGTGACTACGCCGACGGCACCTGGATCACCGACACCATGCGCGCCGCCTATTGCGAGCTGCACCGGCGCGGCACCGCCCATTCGGTAGAGGTGCGCCGGGATGGCGAGCTGGTCGGCGGCCTGTACGGCCTGGCCATGGGCCAGCTGTTCTTCGGCGAATCGATGTTCAGCCGCGCCGACAACGCTTCCAAGGTCGGCTTCGTGACCCTGGTCAACCACCTGCGCCAGGCCGGTTTCGTCCTCATCGACTGCCAGATGCCGACCCACCACCTGCACAGCCTGGGCGCCCGCGCCATCAGCCGCGCCGAGTTCGCCGGTTACCTGGCACGCCACCTCGACCAGCCCAACAGCGCCACATGGGTTCCCTAG
- the infA gene encoding translation initiation factor IF-1 — translation MSKEDSFEMEGTVVDTLPNTMFRVELENGHVVTAHISGKMRKNYIRILTGDKVRVELTPYDLSKGRITYRAR, via the coding sequence ATGTCGAAAGAAGACAGCTTCGAAATGGAAGGTACTGTCGTCGACACCCTGCCCAACACCATGTTCCGCGTGGAGTTGGAAAACGGGCACGTCGTAACCGCGCACATCTCCGGAAAGATGCGCAAAAACTACATCCGTATTCTCACTGGCGACAAGGTCCGCGTCGAACTGACGCCCTACGACCTGAGCAAGGGCCGCATCACCTACCGTGCGCGCTAA